Proteins encoded in a region of the Panicum hallii strain FIL2 chromosome 3, PHallii_v3.1, whole genome shotgun sequence genome:
- the LOC112885915 gene encoding uncharacterized protein LOC112885915 isoform X1, with protein sequence MHSGAAIGDGARRGVDHRRRGRRRRSAAAPASALIDRCTTLPIGDLAEYKCFLTGYRGAWFRCKVLDIRVNESAGYLEYYLEYIDYTSEGKEWVQVFEKNPASSNKNSRESSQLMIRPSFPQWCYGHEVPEQFPNSDVTAVVDEACKVGDLVDWLNEGCYWSGTITKLLDEDRVEVKLPAPPIGEGKRYPANRNDLRPTLEWSLINGWTVPLSKANKKSWHVARLLQHSKAESEKSASYEESLSDDEYGDNSGGVQLSGCTASSTSQGGPVALAPPSATNSASSPEAQKDGNLPSAENLKPSSTSKSPDPSHNTQSAATSRRPAGTRVTGNQEPGTGISSMQEQGGSLVEAEADDDGPDEFLEKLDTLEAKLKHLIKRTQVE encoded by the exons ATGCACAGTGGTGCCGCCATCGGAGACGGGGCGAGACGAGGCgtcgaccaccgtcgccggggccggcggcggcgatccgCTGCGGCTCCCGCATCGGCGCTGATCGATCGCTGCACCACTCTCCCG ATTGGCGATCTCGCGGAGTACAAGTGCTTCCTGACCGGTTACAGGGGTGCATGGTTTCGCTGCAAG GTACTTGATATACGTGTCAACGAGTCTGCTGGATACCTCGAGTATTACTTGGAGTATATTGACTATACAAGTGAAG GGAAGGAATGGGTCCAGGTCTTTGAAAAGAACCCAGCAAGCTCCAATAAAAATTCAAGAGAGAGTAGTCAACTCATGATAAGGCCTTCTTTTCCTCAATGGTGTTATGGACATGAAGTTCCTGAGCAGTTCCCAAATAGTGATGTCACAgcagttgttgatgaagcttgCAAAGTAGGTGATCTGGTTGATTGGTTGAATGAAGGTTGTTATTGGTCTGGGACAATTACTAAGTTACTTGATGAAGATAGGGTGGAG GTAAAGCTGCCGGCACCTCCCATAGGTGAAGGCAAGCGGTATCCTGCTAATCGTAATGACCTGAGGCCTACTCTTGAGTGGTCCCTAATAAATGGTTGGACGGTACCTCTTTCAAAG GCAAATAAAAAAAGTTGGCATGTTGCTCGTCTACTTCAACATTCTAAAGCTG AATCAGAGAAGAGCGCCTCATATGAAGAGTCGTTGTCAGATGATGAGTATGGTGATAACAGCGGAGGTGTGCAGCTATCAGGATGCACAGCTTCGAGTACGTCTCAGGGAGGTCCTGTTGCCCTGGCACCTCCTTCAGCCACAAACAGTGCTTCCAGCCCAGAGGCTCAAAAGGATGGCAATCTCCCTTCCGCAGAGAACCTGAAGCCAAGCTCAACGTCCAAATCACCAGACCCCAGCCACAACACTCAATCTGCTGCAACCAGCAGGCGACCTGCAGGTACCAGAGTAACTGGCAACCAAGAACCGGGTACGGGAATCTCAAGCATGCAAGAGCAGGGCGGGTCCCTGGTAGAAGCCGAGGCTGATGATGATGGTCCAGACGAGTTTCTGGAGAAGCTGGACACGCTTGAAGCCAAACTCAAGCACCTCATTAAGCGCACACAGGTGGAATAG
- the LOC112886358 gene encoding uncharacterized protein LOC112886358: MATATTEQRPGGVREDDEQRGFVDCDGGDRGVVAREAASRRVSRLAVEGGDADGSRAGRAQGVSVGRPGRLQDDAVAARRRRSFGGARALPPPHAWLAIRQQQQYDSDPEAAEEQWARFLGAAGAGARQQQQQQQQRRSSFTVVRRERAAREAWLDRAWEMKRSWHERNGGAPDADTPVVVVVGKGGGGGGGGASGASSPAHSQHAGSVGGGGVAMDVEEVRACRDLGLELPSDCTVEIQCYGLTSGGSSPTHTASSGADSPCAVSSPGADPMDVKARLKVWAQAVALTSTTHLGS; this comes from the exons ATGGCGACCGCGACGACGGAGCAACGACCCGGCGGCGTCCGCGAGGACGACGAGCAGCGGGGCTTTGTTGACTGTgacggcggtgaccgcggcgtCGTGGCGAGGGAGGCGGCGAGCCGGCGGGTGTCCCGCCTGGCTGTCGAGGGCGGCGACGCCGACGGCAGCAGGGCCGGCCGTGCCCAAGGCGTCTCGGTCGGCAGGCCGGGGCGGCTGCAGGACgacgcggtggcggcgcggcgacggcgctcgttcggcggcgcgcgggcgctgccgccgccgcacgcgtGGCTGGCGatcaggcagcagcagcagtacgaCAGCGAcccggaggcggcggaggagcagtGGGCGCGGTTCCtcggcgcggcgggggccggcgcgaggcagcagcagcagcagcagcagcagcggcggagCAGCTTCACGGTGGTGCGGCgcgagcgcgcggcgcgggaggcgtggcTGGACCGCGCGTGGGAGATGAAGCGGAGCTGGCACGAGCGCAACGGCGGCGCCCCCGACGCGGACACCCCCGTGGTGGTTGTGGTCGGgaagggcggtggcggcggcgggggcggagcgTCGGGCGCGTCCTCGCCGGCGCACTCCCAGCACGCGGGctccgtcggcggcggcggcgtggccatGGACGTGGAGGAGGTCCGCGCGTGCCGCGACCTCGGGCTGGAGCTCCCCTCCGATTGCACCGTGGAGATCCAGTGCTACGGGCTGACGTCCGGCGGCAGCAGCCCCACCCATACCGCCAGCAGCGGCGCCGACTCCCCCTGCGCCGTCTCCAGCCCCG GAGCTGATCCGATGGACGTGAAGGCTCGGCTCAAGGTGTGGGCGCAGGCGGTGGCGCTGACCTCCACCACCCATCTCGGCTCTTGA
- the LOC112885915 gene encoding uncharacterized protein LOC112885915 isoform X3: protein MDLFLPFKIGDLAEYKCFLTGYRGAWFRCKVLDIRVNESAGYLEYYLEYIDYTSEGKEWVQVFEKNPASSNKNSRESSQLMIRPSFPQWCYGHEVPEQFPNSDVTAVVDEACKVGDLVDWLNEGCYWSGTITKLLDEDRVEVKLPAPPIGEGKRYPANRNDLRPTLEWSLINGWTVPLSKANKKSWHVARLLQHSKAESEKSASYEESLSDDEYGDNSGGVQLSGCTASSTSQGGPVALAPPSATNSASSPEAQKDGNLPSAENLKPSSTSKSPDPSHNTQSAATSRRPAGTRVTGNQEPGTGISSMQEQGGSLVEAEADDDGPDEFLEKLDTLEAKLKHLIKRTQVE, encoded by the exons ATGGATCTGTTTCTTCCCTTTAAGATTGGCGATCTCGCGGAGTACAAGTGCTTCCTGACCGGTTACAGGGGTGCATGGTTTCGCTGCAAG GTACTTGATATACGTGTCAACGAGTCTGCTGGATACCTCGAGTATTACTTGGAGTATATTGACTATACAAGTGAAG GGAAGGAATGGGTCCAGGTCTTTGAAAAGAACCCAGCAAGCTCCAATAAAAATTCAAGAGAGAGTAGTCAACTCATGATAAGGCCTTCTTTTCCTCAATGGTGTTATGGACATGAAGTTCCTGAGCAGTTCCCAAATAGTGATGTCACAgcagttgttgatgaagcttgCAAAGTAGGTGATCTGGTTGATTGGTTGAATGAAGGTTGTTATTGGTCTGGGACAATTACTAAGTTACTTGATGAAGATAGGGTGGAG GTAAAGCTGCCGGCACCTCCCATAGGTGAAGGCAAGCGGTATCCTGCTAATCGTAATGACCTGAGGCCTACTCTTGAGTGGTCCCTAATAAATGGTTGGACGGTACCTCTTTCAAAG GCAAATAAAAAAAGTTGGCATGTTGCTCGTCTACTTCAACATTCTAAAGCTG AATCAGAGAAGAGCGCCTCATATGAAGAGTCGTTGTCAGATGATGAGTATGGTGATAACAGCGGAGGTGTGCAGCTATCAGGATGCACAGCTTCGAGTACGTCTCAGGGAGGTCCTGTTGCCCTGGCACCTCCTTCAGCCACAAACAGTGCTTCCAGCCCAGAGGCTCAAAAGGATGGCAATCTCCCTTCCGCAGAGAACCTGAAGCCAAGCTCAACGTCCAAATCACCAGACCCCAGCCACAACACTCAATCTGCTGCAACCAGCAGGCGACCTGCAGGTACCAGAGTAACTGGCAACCAAGAACCGGGTACGGGAATCTCAAGCATGCAAGAGCAGGGCGGGTCCCTGGTAGAAGCCGAGGCTGATGATGATGGTCCAGACGAGTTTCTGGAGAAGCTGGACACGCTTGAAGCCAAACTCAAGCACCTCATTAAGCGCACACAGGTGGAATAG
- the LOC112886572 gene encoding RNA-binding protein Y14A-like, whose product MAAVTNADVEVVDFDLDDDDLMDEDAGAEPAPAPAPASRLRSTIAGDDAPRRTKGRGFRDDPNSSSAPRDSRFGAGGRADFDSLGSGGGPATIRSIEGWIVLVTGVHEEAQEDDLHNAFREFGQVRNLHLNLDRRTGFVKGYALIEYENFEEAQAAIKELDGTELYGQIISVDWAFSSGPAKRRNSQKRPPSRARSRTPPKRRY is encoded by the exons atggcggccgtGACCAACGCCGACGTGGAGGTGGTCGACTTCGacctcgacgacgacgacctcaTGGACGAGGACGCCGGGGCGgagcccgcgccggcccccgcccccgcctcccGCCTCCGCTCCACCATCGCGGGCGACGACGCGCCGCGTAGGACCAAGGGACGCGGCTTCCGCGACGACCCCAACTCCTCATCCGCCCCCCGCGACTCGCGCTTCGGCGCTGGGGGGCGCGCCGACTTCGACTCgctcggctccggcggcggcccggCAACCATCCGAT CAATTGAAGGGTGGATTGTGCTGGTCACTGGAGTTCAcgaagaagcacaagaagatgACCTTCACAATGCTTTCCGAGAATTTGGGCAAGTCAGAAACCTGCATTTGAATTTGGATCGTCGTACTGGATTTGTCAAG GGGTACGCTTTGATTGAATACGAGAACTTTGAAGAAGCTCAGGCTGCAATAAAAGAACTGGATGGAACTGAGCTTTATGGACAAATAATAAGCGTTGATTGGGCATTTAGCAGTGGCCCTGCTAAGCGCAGAAATTCTCAAAAGAG GCCTCCATCAAGAGCTCGTTCAAGGACCCCACCCAAGAGAAGATACTGA
- the LOC112885915 gene encoding uncharacterized protein LOC112885915 isoform X2, translating to MHSGAAIGDGARRGVDHRRRGRRRRSAAAPASALIDRCTTLPVLDIRVNESAGYLEYYLEYIDYTSEGKEWVQVFEKNPASSNKNSRESSQLMIRPSFPQWCYGHEVPEQFPNSDVTAVVDEACKVGDLVDWLNEGCYWSGTITKLLDEDRVEVKLPAPPIGEGKRYPANRNDLRPTLEWSLINGWTVPLSKANKKSWHVARLLQHSKAESEKSASYEESLSDDEYGDNSGGVQLSGCTASSTSQGGPVALAPPSATNSASSPEAQKDGNLPSAENLKPSSTSKSPDPSHNTQSAATSRRPAGTRVTGNQEPGTGISSMQEQGGSLVEAEADDDGPDEFLEKLDTLEAKLKHLIKRTQVE from the exons ATGCACAGTGGTGCCGCCATCGGAGACGGGGCGAGACGAGGCgtcgaccaccgtcgccggggccggcggcggcgatccgCTGCGGCTCCCGCATCGGCGCTGATCGATCGCTGCACCACTCTCCCG GTACTTGATATACGTGTCAACGAGTCTGCTGGATACCTCGAGTATTACTTGGAGTATATTGACTATACAAGTGAAG GGAAGGAATGGGTCCAGGTCTTTGAAAAGAACCCAGCAAGCTCCAATAAAAATTCAAGAGAGAGTAGTCAACTCATGATAAGGCCTTCTTTTCCTCAATGGTGTTATGGACATGAAGTTCCTGAGCAGTTCCCAAATAGTGATGTCACAgcagttgttgatgaagcttgCAAAGTAGGTGATCTGGTTGATTGGTTGAATGAAGGTTGTTATTGGTCTGGGACAATTACTAAGTTACTTGATGAAGATAGGGTGGAG GTAAAGCTGCCGGCACCTCCCATAGGTGAAGGCAAGCGGTATCCTGCTAATCGTAATGACCTGAGGCCTACTCTTGAGTGGTCCCTAATAAATGGTTGGACGGTACCTCTTTCAAAG GCAAATAAAAAAAGTTGGCATGTTGCTCGTCTACTTCAACATTCTAAAGCTG AATCAGAGAAGAGCGCCTCATATGAAGAGTCGTTGTCAGATGATGAGTATGGTGATAACAGCGGAGGTGTGCAGCTATCAGGATGCACAGCTTCGAGTACGTCTCAGGGAGGTCCTGTTGCCCTGGCACCTCCTTCAGCCACAAACAGTGCTTCCAGCCCAGAGGCTCAAAAGGATGGCAATCTCCCTTCCGCAGAGAACCTGAAGCCAAGCTCAACGTCCAAATCACCAGACCCCAGCCACAACACTCAATCTGCTGCAACCAGCAGGCGACCTGCAGGTACCAGAGTAACTGGCAACCAAGAACCGGGTACGGGAATCTCAAGCATGCAAGAGCAGGGCGGGTCCCTGGTAGAAGCCGAGGCTGATGATGATGGTCCAGACGAGTTTCTGGAGAAGCTGGACACGCTTGAAGCCAAACTCAAGCACCTCATTAAGCGCACACAGGTGGAATAG